The proteins below come from a single Synechococcus sp. WH 8101 genomic window:
- a CDS encoding NAD(P)/FAD-dependent oxidoreductase, translating to MTAQRPQESATATTALPCVSSPLYDLIVVGGGPAGYLAAITAAEQGLERVAVLEATPEPLTKVRLSGGGRCNVTHACWDPTDLVRHYPRGSRPLRGPFSRFACGDAVAWFSERGLELVEEADGRMFPRANRSDAVIQCLQRASLDAGVQLHTGSPVRGLVRCAEGFQLEGSGRPSLPRSSWQARRVLLATGGHPSGRKLAAGLGHRIIAPLPSLFTLALDAPGLTACSGVALDDVELELSLPGGRWQQRGRVLITHWGLSGPATLRLTAFAARALHAERYRGVLTVRWLDGLSPEQGVAVVRALRHDQARRTLAAARPCPDRLPRRLWLALLEQVGADPQRRWADCPAAWERALAQALPASSYSIRGRGPFGEEFVTAGGVDLGEVNLATMESRLVPGLHFAGELLDVDGVTGGFNFQHCWSSGWLAGQAIAAALTT from the coding sequence ATGACGGCCCAAAGGCCACAGGAAAGCGCTACTGCAACAACGGCGTTGCCCTGCGTTTCCAGCCCGCTGTATGACCTGATCGTGGTTGGGGGTGGTCCCGCTGGTTATCTGGCGGCGATCACGGCGGCGGAGCAGGGGCTGGAGCGGGTTGCGGTGCTGGAGGCCACGCCCGAGCCCCTCACCAAGGTGCGTCTCAGCGGTGGTGGGCGCTGCAATGTCACCCATGCCTGCTGGGATCCCACAGATCTGGTGCGCCATTACCCACGCGGAAGTCGGCCATTGCGGGGCCCGTTCAGTCGTTTTGCCTGTGGTGATGCGGTGGCCTGGTTTTCTGAGCGCGGCCTCGAGCTGGTGGAGGAGGCCGACGGCCGGATGTTTCCCCGCGCCAACCGCTCGGACGCGGTGATTCAGTGCCTGCAACGGGCGTCCCTGGATGCCGGTGTGCAGCTGCACACCGGATCACCGGTGCGGGGGCTGGTGCGCTGTGCCGAAGGGTTTCAGCTGGAGGGTTCCGGTCGGCCGTCCCTGCCCCGTTCGTCCTGGCAGGCCCGACGCGTGCTCCTCGCCACCGGCGGGCATCCCAGTGGCCGCAAGCTGGCTGCTGGCCTCGGTCACCGGATCATCGCGCCCCTGCCTTCCCTGTTCACGCTGGCCCTTGACGCCCCCGGTTTGACGGCCTGTTCCGGCGTTGCCCTTGATGATGTGGAGCTGGAGCTCAGCCTTCCTGGCGGACGCTGGCAGCAGCGCGGCAGGGTCTTGATCACTCATTGGGGACTGAGTGGGCCGGCGACGTTGCGCCTCACGGCTTTTGCGGCCCGGGCGCTCCATGCCGAGCGTTATCGCGGTGTTCTCACGGTGCGCTGGCTCGACGGGTTGAGCCCCGAGCAGGGGGTGGCGGTTGTGCGAGCGCTCCGCCATGACCAGGCCAGACGCACTCTTGCCGCCGCCAGGCCCTGTCCCGATCGCCTGCCCCGTCGGCTCTGGTTGGCTCTATTGGAGCAGGTGGGGGCGGATCCTCAGCGCCGTTGGGCGGATTGTCCCGCCGCCTGGGAACGGGCTCTGGCGCAGGCGCTCCCCGCCAGCAGCTACAGCATCCGTGGTCGTGGCCCATTCGGCGAAGAATTCGTCACAGCCGGTGGTGTTGATCTGGGCGAGGTGAATTTGGCCACAATGGAAAGCCGGCTGGTGCCCGGGCTGCATTTCGCTGGAGAGCTACTCGATGTGGATGGCGTCACCGGTGGCTTCAATTTTCAGCACTGCTGGAGCAGTGGCTGGCTTGCGGGTCAGGCGATCGCGGCAGCGCTTACTACTTGA
- the argH gene encoding argininosuccinate lyase — protein MTGGVTGGGTTTWSDRFDQGLHPAIERFNASIGFDIQLLQEDLDGSIAHARMLAECGVISAAEADQLCSGLEQIRSEAAAGTFQPGLADEDVHFAVERRLIALLGPVGKKLHSGRSRNDQVGTDLRLWLRRRMEELEQGIVRFQRALLVQADRHRQTLIPGYTHLQRAQPLCLAHHLLAYVEMLERDRQRFADVRTRVNICPLGAAALAGTPVPINRRSTAAALGFDQIYANSLDAVSDRDFAVEFSAAASLVMVHLSRLAEEVIFWASEECGFVRLSDRCATGSSLMPQKKNPDVPELVRGKCGRVFGHLQGLLTMIKGLPLAYNKDFQEDKEALFDVVRTTGDCLEAMAILLEEGVVFQPERLEQAVATDFSNATDVADYLVARGVPFREAYQLVGAVVKRCLQEGQLLRDLSLEQWRAFHPVIEADLLEALVPRQVVAARLSEGGTAFVRVEEQLALWLERLPVTAG, from the coding sequence ATGACAGGCGGGGTGACGGGCGGCGGAACGACGACCTGGAGTGATCGTTTCGATCAGGGCCTGCATCCGGCGATTGAGCGTTTCAACGCCTCGATCGGGTTCGACATTCAGCTGCTACAGGAGGATCTGGATGGGTCGATCGCCCACGCCAGGATGCTGGCGGAGTGTGGTGTGATCAGCGCCGCTGAGGCCGATCAGCTCTGTAGCGGGCTGGAGCAGATTCGCAGCGAGGCTGCGGCGGGAACCTTTCAGCCCGGGCTCGCTGATGAGGATGTGCATTTCGCGGTTGAACGGCGCCTGATCGCCCTGCTCGGACCGGTGGGCAAGAAGCTGCACAGCGGTCGCAGCCGTAATGACCAGGTGGGAACGGATCTGCGCCTCTGGTTGCGGCGGCGGATGGAGGAATTGGAGCAGGGGATCGTGCGGTTTCAGCGTGCCCTGCTGGTGCAGGCCGATCGCCATCGTCAGACCCTCATTCCTGGGTACACCCACCTGCAGCGGGCCCAACCCCTGTGTCTGGCCCATCACCTGCTGGCCTACGTGGAGATGCTCGAGCGCGATCGGCAGCGGTTCGCTGATGTGCGCACTCGCGTCAACATCTGTCCGCTCGGTGCTGCTGCTCTGGCTGGAACCCCGGTACCCATCAACCGGCGCAGCACCGCTGCGGCCCTCGGATTCGATCAGATCTATGCCAACAGTCTTGATGCCGTGAGCGACCGCGATTTCGCCGTGGAGTTCAGTGCTGCCGCCTCCCTGGTAATGGTCCACCTCAGTCGACTGGCGGAGGAGGTGATTTTCTGGGCGAGTGAAGAATGCGGCTTTGTGCGCCTGAGCGACCGTTGCGCCACAGGCAGCAGCCTGATGCCGCAGAAGAAAAATCCCGATGTGCCCGAACTGGTGCGCGGCAAGTGTGGCCGGGTCTTCGGTCACCTCCAGGGTCTGCTGACGATGATCAAAGGCCTGCCGCTCGCTTACAACAAAGACTTTCAGGAAGACAAGGAAGCGCTCTTTGATGTGGTGCGCACCACGGGGGATTGCCTCGAAGCGATGGCGATCCTGCTCGAGGAAGGTGTGGTCTTCCAGCCGGAGCGTCTTGAGCAGGCTGTGGCCACTGATTTTTCCAATGCCACCGATGTGGCCGACTATCTCGTGGCTCGAGGGGTTCCCTTCCGAGAGGCTTATCAGTTGGTGGGTGCCGTGGTGAAACGGTGTTTACAGGAGGGGCAATTGCTGCGGGATCTGAGCCTGGAGCAATGGCGCGCATTTCACCCGGTGATCGAGGCGGATCTGTTGGAGGCTCTGGTGCCGCGTCAGGTGGTGGCGGCCCGTCTCAGCGAGGGTGGAACGGCGTTTGTCCGGGTGGAGGAGCAGTTGGCGCTCTGGTTGGAGCGATTGCCCGTCACGGCCGGCTGA
- the nusB gene encoding transcription antitermination factor NusB — MQSRSLARELALLVLGQLPDRDGQVMADVSLESLLQKALDTLMQHWRETLDGCAADLEKAQQHLLDSELQDGGDRGGTQVAVRDQLQASIGAAEQVLNGLSGCLELPRLLALADQDQVRDDARRRVALVLEQRSAIDARLDGVMEGWRLSRLPRIDRDILRLAVVDLTALHTPAAVACNEAVELAHRYSDDQGRRMINGVLRRLQQAATTAASF, encoded by the coding sequence ATGCAGTCCCGTTCCCTGGCCCGTGAGCTGGCGCTCCTGGTGCTCGGTCAGCTTCCTGACCGTGATGGCCAGGTGATGGCTGATGTCTCCCTGGAGAGCCTGCTCCAGAAGGCGCTCGACACCCTGATGCAGCACTGGCGGGAGACCTTGGATGGCTGTGCCGCTGATCTGGAGAAGGCCCAGCAGCATCTGCTTGACAGCGAACTACAGGATGGTGGCGATCGAGGCGGCACACAGGTTGCTGTGCGTGACCAGCTGCAGGCGTCGATCGGCGCGGCCGAACAGGTGCTCAATGGTCTCTCCGGCTGCCTGGAGCTGCCCCGTTTGCTGGCGCTGGCTGATCAGGATCAGGTGCGTGATGACGCCCGCCGGCGGGTGGCTCTCGTGCTGGAGCAACGCAGCGCGATCGATGCCCGTCTGGATGGGGTGATGGAAGGCTGGCGCCTCAGCCGTCTGCCACGGATTGATCGCGACATTCTCCGCTTGGCGGTGGTTGATCTCACCGCTCTCCACACGCCGGCAGCGGTGGCCTGCAATGAAGCTGTGGAGCTGGCCCACCGTTACAGCGATGATCAGGGCCGGCGCATGATCAACGGTGTTCTGCGCCGACTGCAGCAGGCGGCAACGACTGCCGCCAGCTTCTGA
- a CDS encoding RNA-binding protein, protein MSIFVGNLPFRAEQEDVIELFAAYGEVTNCALPLERDTGRKRGFAFIEMADEAAESAAIEALQGAELMGRPLRINKAEPRGSAPRRGGGGYGGGGYGGGGYGGGGRGADRGGYGGGGYGDGAGSGARGWEDRSYGGGAPQAGDDDGRSRRRRGGAAPAPQSDDYGDYGGAEG, encoded by the coding sequence GTGAGCATTTTCGTCGGCAATTTGCCCTTCCGCGCAGAGCAGGAAGACGTCATTGAACTGTTCGCCGCCTATGGCGAAGTCACCAATTGTGCCCTTCCCCTTGAGCGCGATACCGGACGCAAGCGCGGTTTCGCTTTCATTGAAATGGCAGATGAAGCGGCTGAATCCGCAGCCATTGAAGCTCTGCAGGGTGCGGAGCTGATGGGTCGTCCGTTGCGGATCAACAAAGCCGAACCGCGCGGCAGCGCACCCCGTCGCGGCGGCGGTGGTTATGGCGGTGGCGGCTACGGGGGAGGCGGCTACGGCGGTGGTGGTCGCGGCGCAGACCGCGGTGGCTACGGCGGTGGCGGTTATGGCGATGGTGCCGGCTCCGGAGCGCGTGGTTGGGAAGACCGCAGTTATGGCGGCGGCGCACCTCAGGCCGGTGACGACGACGGCCGCAGCCGGCGTCGTCGCGGTGGCGCTGCTCCCGCGCCTCAGAGTGATGACTACGGCGATTACGGCGGTGCCGAAGGCTGA
- the msrB gene encoding peptide-methionine (R)-S-oxide reductase MsrB: MSSGLSDRLLPRRSLLLSGVAGVAAWLAAPRPVLAASKAGDSAWNLSDAEWKKRLSPEAYQVLRREGTERPFSSPLNAEKRSGTYHCAGCDLPLFSAKAKFDSGTGWPSFWAPLTSAIATKVDFKLIIPRTEYHCRRCGGHQGHVFNDGPKATGKRYCNNGVALRFQPAV; the protein is encoded by the coding sequence ATGTCATCGGGACTCTCCGACAGGCTTCTGCCCCGCCGGTCGCTTCTGCTCAGCGGTGTGGCGGGTGTGGCGGCGTGGCTCGCGGCGCCGAGGCCTGTCCTCGCTGCCTCCAAGGCCGGTGATTCTGCCTGGAACCTCTCCGATGCGGAGTGGAAGAAGCGTTTGTCTCCCGAGGCTTATCAGGTGTTGCGGCGGGAGGGAACGGAGCGACCCTTCAGCAGTCCGCTCAATGCGGAAAAACGTTCCGGTACGTATCACTGTGCCGGTTGTGATCTCCCCCTGTTCTCCGCCAAGGCGAAATTCGACAGCGGCACCGGCTGGCCAAGCTTCTGGGCACCGCTCACCAGCGCGATTGCCACAAAAGTAGATTTCAAATTGATCATTCCGCGCACCGAATACCACTGTCGTCGATGCGGCGGACATCAGGGTCATGTGTTCAATGACGGCCCAAAGGCCACAGGAAAGCGCTACTGCAACAACGGCGTTGCCCTGCGTTTCCAGCCCGCTGTATGA
- a CDS encoding type IV pilus twitching motility protein PilT, with amino-acid sequence MELMIEDLMEQLVQGSGSDLHLASGQPPYGRFNGQLRPLSETPLSEESCNRLIFSMLNNSQRKTLEQTWELDCAYGLKGVARFRVNVYRQKGSYAACLRALGNTIPSIASLELPPVVVDTCARPRGLVLVTGPTGSGKTTTLAALLDHINHSRSEHILTIEDPIEFVYRSDRSMVHQRQLNEDTRSFANALRAALREDPDVILVGEMRDLETIQLAITAAETGHLVFGTLHTSSAAQTVDRMVDVFPPGQQTQIRVQLSGSLVAVFAQTLCRRLDPKPGQFGRVMAQEILINTPAIANLIREGKTAQLYSQLQTGADLGMQTLERALADLVTAGSISRDEAMAKAGKPGELDRLLGGS; translated from the coding sequence ATGGAGCTGATGATCGAAGACCTGATGGAGCAGCTGGTGCAGGGCAGCGGCAGCGACCTGCATCTGGCCAGCGGGCAGCCGCCCTACGGCCGCTTCAACGGACAGCTCCGCCCCCTCTCGGAAACGCCGCTCAGCGAAGAAAGCTGCAACCGGCTGATCTTTTCGATGCTCAACAACAGCCAGCGCAAGACCCTCGAACAAACCTGGGAGCTGGATTGCGCCTATGGCCTCAAGGGGGTGGCCCGCTTCCGCGTCAACGTGTATCGGCAGAAGGGGAGCTACGCCGCCTGCCTGCGGGCCCTGGGCAACACGATCCCCAGCATCGCCTCGCTGGAGCTGCCGCCGGTGGTGGTGGACACCTGCGCCCGACCGCGAGGCCTGGTGCTGGTGACCGGACCGACCGGATCAGGCAAAACCACCACCCTCGCCGCCCTGCTCGACCACATCAACCACAGCCGCAGCGAACACATCCTCACGATCGAAGACCCGATCGAATTCGTGTATCGCAGCGACCGCAGCATGGTGCACCAGCGCCAGCTCAATGAAGACACCCGCAGCTTTGCCAATGCGCTGCGCGCCGCCTTGCGCGAAGACCCGGACGTGATCCTGGTGGGTGAAATGCGCGATCTCGAAACGATCCAGCTGGCGATCACCGCAGCGGAAACCGGTCATCTGGTGTTTGGAACCCTGCACACCAGCTCCGCCGCCCAGACGGTGGATCGAATGGTGGATGTGTTCCCGCCCGGCCAGCAGACCCAGATCCGGGTGCAACTCTCCGGCAGCCTGGTGGCCGTTTTTGCCCAGACCCTCTGCCGTCGGCTCGATCCGAAACCGGGGCAGTTCGGCCGGGTGATGGCCCAGGAGATCCTGATCAACACTCCGGCGATCGCGAACCTGATCCGTGAAGGCAAAACCGCCCAGCTCTATTCCCAGCTGCAAACCGGTGCGGATCTGGGCATGCAGACCCTCGAACGGGCCCTGGCCGATCTGGTGACAGCCGGCAGCATCAGCCGGGATGAGGCCATGGCCAAAGCGGGTAAACCGGGTGAACTGGACCGCTTGCTGGGCGGATCCTGA
- a CDS encoding type II secretion system F family protein, translating to MASFVATYSGPAGDNRSIRIQAKDVSSARKLLRRRGIRANSLVADPSTTGDKPRTGGSSRSWLSIDWNAALEKAPGVKEKAVFASKLAALVDAGVPIVRSLDLMARQQRLPMFKRALLQISLEVNQGTAMGAAMRQWPKVFDQLSIAMVEAGEAGGVLDESLKRLAKLLEDNARLQNQIKGALGYPVAVLVIAILVFLGMTIFLIPTFAGIFKDLGAELPLFTQLMVDLSELLRSPVSLLLAGGLLMAVWMLSRYYATAKGRRAIDRLLLRLPLFGDLIMKTATAQFCRIFSSLTRAGVPILMSLEISSDTAGNSIISDAILASRGLVQEGVLLSAALIRQNVLPEMALSMLAIGEETGEMDQMLSKVADFYEDEVTASVKALTSMLEPAMIVVVGGIVGSILLAMYLPMFTVFDQIK from the coding sequence ATGGCCAGCTTCGTTGCCACCTACAGCGGTCCTGCCGGCGACAACCGCAGCATTCGCATTCAGGCCAAAGATGTCAGCAGCGCCCGCAAGCTGCTGCGCCGTCGCGGCATCCGCGCCAACAGCCTGGTGGCGGACCCGAGCACCACAGGCGATAAACCGCGCACTGGGGGGAGCTCACGCTCGTGGCTCTCCATCGATTGGAACGCAGCGCTGGAAAAAGCCCCGGGGGTGAAAGAGAAAGCGGTGTTTGCCAGCAAGCTGGCGGCCCTTGTGGATGCGGGGGTGCCGATCGTGCGCAGCCTCGATCTGATGGCCCGTCAGCAGCGCCTGCCGATGTTCAAACGAGCCTTGCTGCAGATCAGCCTTGAGGTCAACCAGGGCACAGCCATGGGGGCGGCCATGCGCCAGTGGCCCAAGGTGTTCGATCAGTTGAGCATCGCCATGGTGGAAGCCGGTGAAGCCGGTGGGGTGCTCGACGAATCCCTCAAACGGCTGGCCAAGCTTCTGGAGGACAACGCCCGACTCCAGAACCAGATCAAAGGAGCCCTGGGATACCCGGTGGCCGTGCTGGTGATCGCGATTCTCGTCTTCCTGGGGATGACGATCTTTCTGATTCCCACCTTTGCCGGCATTTTCAAGGACCTCGGGGCCGAACTGCCCCTGTTCACCCAGTTGATGGTGGATCTCAGCGAGCTGCTGCGTTCACCCGTGTCCCTGCTTCTGGCTGGCGGCCTACTGATGGCGGTGTGGATGCTGAGCCGGTATTACGCCACCGCCAAGGGGCGACGCGCAATCGACCGTCTGCTACTTCGCCTTCCCCTGTTCGGCGATCTGATCATGAAAACCGCCACAGCGCAGTTCTGCCGGATCTTCAGTTCCCTCACCCGAGCGGGTGTGCCCATCCTGATGTCGCTGGAGATTTCCAGTGACACAGCCGGCAATTCGATCATCTCCGATGCAATCCTCGCCTCCCGCGGCCTTGTGCAGGAAGGCGTGCTGCTCAGTGCTGCTCTGATTCGCCAGAACGTGCTGCCCGAGATGGCCCTGAGCATGCTCGCCATCGGCGAAGAAACGGGGGAGATGGATCAGATGCTCAGCAAAGTGGCCGACTTCTATGAAGACGAAGTCACCGCCTCGGTGAAAGCGCTCACCTCGATGCTCGAGCCGGCCATGATCGTGGTGGTGGGTGGCATTGTCGGCTCGATTCTGCTGGCGATGTATCTGCCGATGTTCACGGTCTTTGATCAGATCAAGTAG
- the dusA gene encoding tRNA dihydrouridine(20/20a) synthase DusA encodes MEPPIEPEREPPWRFSVAPMLDCTDRHFRILMRQISRRALLYSEMVVAQALHHSERRERLLDFDPMEHPLALQVGGDDPALLAEATRMAADWGYDEINLNVGCPSPRVQAGNFGACLMAEPDTVARCVEAMVRASPLPVTVKHRVGIDDLDSDALLQAFVDRLADAGASRFAVHARKAWLDGLDPKQNRTIPPLQYDRVIALKRRRPELLIELNGGLETPDDCLEALQHCDGAMVGRAVYAHPLRWTAIDALIYGDQARRISAAGVVRGLLPHAERHLQRGGRLWDLGRHLVHLVEGVPGARHWRRDLGQNAQRKGADLSVFEDAARQLEAAGL; translated from the coding sequence ATGGAGCCTCCGATCGAGCCCGAACGGGAACCCCCATGGCGTTTCAGCGTGGCGCCGATGCTCGATTGCACCGACCGCCATTTCCGAATCTTGATGCGGCAAATCAGCCGCCGGGCTCTGCTCTACAGCGAAATGGTGGTGGCGCAGGCCCTGCACCACAGCGAGCGGCGGGAGCGGCTGCTGGACTTCGATCCAATGGAGCATCCCCTGGCTCTGCAGGTGGGAGGCGACGATCCCGCCCTCCTGGCGGAGGCGACGCGAATGGCAGCCGACTGGGGCTACGACGAAATCAACCTCAATGTGGGCTGTCCAAGCCCAAGGGTGCAGGCGGGCAACTTCGGAGCTTGCCTGATGGCCGAACCCGACACCGTGGCCCGCTGCGTCGAGGCCATGGTCAGAGCCTCGCCTCTGCCGGTGACGGTGAAACACCGCGTGGGCATCGATGACCTCGATAGCGATGCTCTGCTGCAGGCCTTTGTGGATCGGCTGGCCGACGCTGGCGCCAGCCGCTTCGCCGTGCATGCCCGCAAGGCCTGGCTCGATGGTCTGGATCCGAAACAGAACCGCACGATTCCACCGCTTCAATATGACCGGGTGATCGCCCTGAAGCGACGCAGACCGGAGCTGTTGATCGAACTGAACGGAGGCCTGGAAACTCCAGACGATTGCCTTGAAGCTCTCCAGCACTGCGATGGCGCCATGGTGGGCCGCGCTGTGTACGCCCATCCGCTGCGATGGACGGCCATCGATGCGTTGATCTATGGCGATCAAGCCCGGAGGATCAGCGCCGCCGGCGTGGTGCGAGGGCTGCTTCCCCATGCCGAACGCCACCTGCAACGCGGCGGCCGCCTCTGGGATCTAGGCCGCCACCTGGTGCATCTGGTGGAAGGGGTGCCGGGAGCGCGGCACTGGCGCCGCGATCTTGGTCAGAACGCCCAGCGCAAGGGGGCCGACCTGAGCGTGTTCGAGGATGCCGCCCGACAACTGGAAGCTGCCGGGCTCTGA
- a CDS encoding PP2C family protein-serine/threonine phosphatase — MSSKPPRRHSTPRQRNSVQPLTATASLRQLLDSLSNEQRTNQDLLVSLGFALRSFTNLHRFLELVPVVASRLAGVDGALLVPFQPDGRLWREQLQVLPVERSQELLRQIAAFGPGHAVGFASEEAQVQALDQLVQRQLGRSDLFATSLVARGRQRGRLYVFNSTGPLVWSEVHRRHVQLVADLTGVAIENDLMLQEARRHERVDRQLSIGAEIQAQLLPDHCPVIEGVELSARCRPAFQVGGDYYDFIPTRPELIGRRRERGRWALVMGDVMGKGVPAGLLMTMLRGMLRAEVLSGLPPDRILHDLNQLAQEDLAQSHRFVTLFYSDFDPRTRRLRFANAAHNPPLIWRAQQRSIGRLDAPGLLIGLQPEADYGCGQVVLEPGDVILYYTDGVTEAPGITGDRFDEARLMRTLEGACRSGMGSQGILDQLFTRLDRFVGADRQLEDDASMVVLKVREEVMLPSVPRASL, encoded by the coding sequence GTGAGCAGCAAGCCACCACGGCGCCATTCCACTCCGCGTCAACGCAACAGCGTTCAGCCGTTGACGGCCACGGCGTCTCTGCGTCAGCTGCTCGATAGTCTTTCCAACGAGCAACGCACCAACCAAGACCTTCTGGTCTCGCTGGGATTCGCTCTGCGCAGCTTCACCAATCTGCATCGGTTTCTGGAACTGGTGCCGGTGGTCGCCTCCCGTTTGGCGGGCGTGGATGGTGCCTTGCTGGTGCCCTTTCAGCCTGATGGTCGGCTCTGGCGGGAACAACTGCAGGTGCTTCCTGTGGAGCGTTCGCAAGAATTGCTCCGCCAGATCGCGGCCTTTGGACCCGGCCATGCGGTTGGTTTTGCCTCCGAAGAGGCTCAGGTGCAGGCCCTGGATCAGCTTGTGCAGCGCCAGCTCGGCCGTTCCGATCTGTTCGCCACCTCCCTGGTGGCGCGCGGGCGGCAGCGTGGGCGTCTGTATGTCTTCAACAGCACCGGGCCGCTGGTGTGGAGTGAGGTGCACCGCCGCCATGTGCAGCTCGTCGCCGATCTCACTGGCGTGGCGATTGAGAACGATCTCATGCTGCAGGAGGCGCGCCGGCATGAGCGGGTCGATCGACAGCTGAGCATCGGCGCCGAGATCCAGGCCCAGTTGCTGCCGGATCACTGCCCGGTGATTGAAGGCGTGGAACTCTCGGCCCGGTGCCGGCCTGCGTTTCAGGTGGGCGGCGACTACTACGACTTCATTCCCACCCGTCCGGAACTGATCGGTCGCCGCCGGGAGCGGGGGCGTTGGGCTCTGGTGATGGGCGATGTGATGGGAAAGGGTGTTCCCGCTGGGCTGTTGATGACCATGTTGCGCGGCATGCTGCGCGCGGAGGTGCTGAGCGGCCTGCCGCCGGATCGGATTCTTCACGATCTCAATCAACTGGCCCAGGAAGACCTGGCCCAGTCGCACCGGTTTGTGACGCTGTTCTATTCCGATTTCGATCCGCGCACCCGTCGGCTCCGTTTTGCCAATGCGGCTCACAATCCACCGTTGATCTGGCGGGCGCAGCAGCGCAGCATCGGGCGGCTGGATGCGCCTGGTCTGTTGATTGGATTGCAACCGGAAGCGGATTACGGCTGTGGTCAGGTGGTGCTCGAACCGGGTGATGTGATCCTCTATTACACCGATGGGGTCACCGAGGCACCGGGAATCACCGGGGATCGCTTTGATGAGGCCAGGCTCATGCGCACCCTGGAAGGTGCTTGCCGATCCGGGATGGGATCCCAGGGAATCCTCGATCAGCTCTTCACCCGATTGGATCGTTTCGTGGGTGCGGACCGGCAGCTGGAGGATGATGCCTCGATGGTGGTGCTCAAGGTGCGCGAGGAGGTGATGCTGCCGTCCGTCCCCCGTGCGTCCCTCTGA
- the ftsY gene encoding signal recognition particle-docking protein FtsY → MVYDWFNRSSVPNGEDATSPPTPEVGEAAAEATDQTASEATEEDPLEWARQAYARLKAQKAQAQAAQDTPKQERAAEPDSSPDPDPPVAPPSPPPAPSAPLSLLEQAAAQRQERLQDLESRASRVEEPAPVPPVRTAQTSETVQDSQEPQLGDFDDTFTWSAEVLAAQGRQVDQVSLEEIDWLGRLRRGLEKTRQGFVTSLLETLGDDPLTPEVVDDLEALLLRADAGVQATDQVMEALRRRLNEEVVDPGEGIRFLKEQLRGLLEQPIQASGVELLAPERGRLNIWLMVGVNGVGKTTTLGKLANLAVRSGYSALVAAADTFRAAAVQQVAVWAERSDVPVISNPSANADPAAVVFDAIGAARSKGVDLLLVDTAGRLQTKHNLMEELQKIRRIVDRLAPEARVESLLVLDASQGQNGLKQAMAFAKAADLTGVVITKLDGTARGGVALAVASEAGLPIRFIGAGEGIRDLRPFNSFEFVEALLAGR, encoded by the coding sequence ATGGTTTACGACTGGTTCAACCGCTCGTCCGTTCCCAACGGTGAGGATGCAACGTCTCCACCAACCCCAGAGGTTGGTGAAGCTGCGGCTGAAGCGACTGATCAAACAGCTTCTGAAGCGACGGAGGAGGATCCGCTGGAGTGGGCCCGTCAGGCTTACGCCCGCCTGAAAGCGCAGAAGGCCCAGGCCCAGGCGGCTCAGGACACTCCGAAGCAGGAGCGCGCAGCCGAACCTGACTCCTCGCCTGATCCTGACCCTCCGGTTGCGCCTCCATCACCCCCACCAGCCCCGTCGGCTCCCCTGTCGTTGTTGGAGCAGGCGGCGGCGCAGCGTCAGGAGCGTCTGCAGGATCTCGAGAGTCGGGCCTCCCGCGTCGAGGAGCCCGCACCGGTTCCCCCCGTTCGCACTGCGCAGACCTCGGAGACGGTTCAGGACAGTCAGGAGCCCCAGCTCGGTGACTTTGATGACACCTTCACCTGGTCAGCGGAGGTTCTGGCCGCCCAGGGCCGTCAGGTGGATCAGGTGTCGCTGGAGGAGATCGATTGGCTCGGTCGCCTGCGCCGCGGTCTGGAGAAGACCCGACAGGGCTTTGTCACCAGCCTGCTCGAAACTCTCGGTGATGACCCCCTCACCCCCGAGGTGGTCGATGATCTCGAGGCCTTGCTGCTGCGGGCGGATGCCGGGGTGCAGGCCACCGATCAGGTGATGGAGGCTCTGCGGCGTCGCCTCAATGAAGAGGTGGTGGATCCCGGTGAGGGGATCCGTTTTCTCAAGGAGCAGCTTCGCGGTCTGCTGGAGCAGCCGATTCAGGCCAGCGGTGTTGAACTGCTGGCGCCGGAACGGGGTCGTTTGAATATCTGGTTGATGGTGGGCGTCAACGGTGTTGGCAAGACCACCACCCTGGGCAAGCTCGCCAATCTGGCCGTGCGCAGTGGCTACAGCGCTCTGGTGGCCGCGGCCGACACGTTCAGGGCCGCTGCGGTGCAGCAGGTGGCGGTGTGGGCGGAGCGGAGCGACGTGCCGGTGATCTCCAATCCATCAGCGAACGCCGATCCTGCCGCTGTGGTGTTCGATGCGATCGGTGCAGCCCGCTCCAAGGGTGTGGATCTGCTCCTGGTCGACACGGCCGGACGTCTGCAGACCAAGCACAACCTGATGGAAGAGCTCCAGAAGATCCGGCGCATTGTCGATCGATTGGCTCCGGAAGCCAGGGTGGAGTCGCTGCTGGTGCTGGATGCCAGCCAGGGGCAGAACGGCCTCAAGCAGGCGATGGCCTTTGCCAAGGCTGCTGATCTCACCGGTGTGGTGATCACCAAACTCGATGGCACCGCCCGCGGTGGTGTCGCTCTGGCGGTGGCATCGGAAGCCGGCTTGCCGATCCGGTTCATCGGGGCTGGCGAAGGGATTCGAGATCTCCGGCCCTTCAACAGCTTTGAATTTGTCGAGGCGTTGCTGGCTGGCCGCTGA